One window of Myxococcales bacterium genomic DNA carries:
- a CDS encoding MaoC family dehydratase N-terminal domain-containing protein, translating to MADDDADPVRAGLEKYIGKPIGPAAPVVAPDPVNVPMIRHWVDALDDRNPVYLDEAFAATTRFGGIVAPPAMLQTWTMPRPRIEGIAERGGAPSENMSDSPISELDKAGYVGTLATNSELEFERYLKPGDHLRSSSKMDSISNLKTTSLGKGYFLTWITTFTNGAEEVVGRQLFRIFKFDPTTMEGAP from the coding sequence ATGGCGGATGATGATGCGGATCCCGTCCGGGCCGGACTCGAAAAATATATTGGGAAACCGATCGGGCCTGCGGCGCCGGTGGTGGCGCCAGACCCGGTCAACGTGCCGATGATTCGGCACTGGGTTGACGCCCTCGACGATCGCAATCCGGTGTATCTCGACGAGGCATTTGCCGCGACGACTCGCTTTGGTGGCATCGTCGCGCCTCCGGCGATGCTCCAGACCTGGACGATGCCCCGTCCCAGGATCGAAGGCATTGCCGAGCGTGGCGGTGCCCCCAGTGAAAACATGTCGGACAGTCCGATCAGCGAACTCGACAAGGCTGGCTACGTAGGCACGCTGGCGACCAACTCCGAACTGGAGTTCGAGCGCTACCTGAAACCAGGCGACCATCTCCGGTCGTCGAGCAAGATGGACTCCATCTCGAACCTCAAGACCACCTCACTTGGCAAGGGATACTTCTTGACCTGGATCACCACCTTTACCAACGGCGCGGAAGAGGTCGTGGGCCGACAACTGTTCCGCATCTTCAAGTTCGATCCGACCACGATGGAAGGAGCACCATGA
- a CDS encoding MaoC family dehydratase, producing the protein MTAASSNSLRSSDVAAGDELPVFELPVTSTVIVAGAIASRDFMPAHHDRDFATGQGAPDVFMNILTTNGYVARYVTDWAGPHAFVRKIAIRLGAPAVPGQVLRFTGQITSTRDEGDECVIEVAIRAANDLGDHATGTVVVTLPLENGEA; encoded by the coding sequence ATGACGGCTGCGTCATCCAATAGTTTGCGAAGCAGTGACGTTGCCGCCGGGGATGAGCTGCCAGTATTCGAACTCCCGGTGACATCGACCGTGATCGTCGCCGGAGCCATTGCCTCTCGTGACTTCATGCCCGCACACCACGACCGCGATTTCGCGACAGGGCAGGGTGCGCCGGACGTGTTCATGAACATCCTCACCACCAACGGATACGTCGCGCGGTATGTCACCGATTGGGCTGGACCACACGCATTCGTGCGCAAGATCGCAATTCGTCTCGGCGCACCCGCGGTACCCGGCCAGGTGCTGCGATTTACGGGTCAGATCACCAGCACCCGGGACGAAGGAGATGAATGCGTGATCGAAGTGGCGATTCGCGCCGCCAACGATCTCGGAGATCACGCAACCGGCACCGTGGTCGTCACGCTGCCGCTCGAAAACG